The sequence below is a genomic window from Gossypium hirsutum isolate 1008001.06 chromosome A11, Gossypium_hirsutum_v2.1, whole genome shotgun sequence.
TTAGCAAGATGTAATTCATCCCTAAGTGTTCACTATTCAACGTCAATACTAGAGACCTTAGGAATCTGTCTTACTAATCTCTTAACCCATTatagtatatttatattataatataatattttattataaatttaattttttatgtgtattaaattatataatatattataaacttaacaaataaaatgatacCATTTAACGAATGTAATAACtggtatttcttttcttttcttttgaagttAGAGATGTAAATTGACATTATGATTTCAATTTCATGCGACCAATAATGATATAAGTtgaatgtatataaaaataataatgatatattatgctgctttttttatttatgaaattattaaaaatctgAAGAAAAGAAAACCACATATGATGTAAAATACAAACCTCAAAGAAACTATTCACTCCCTCCCGATAATTTAATAacacattgaaaaaaaaaacaaaaaagtagAAATAGATGAGAGAGGATCCACAAAAGGCGAAACATGCTCAGATGGAGATCAAGCTTGAAGCCTAAGCCAAGGCGATGAAGAGCAAGAAGAAGAGGCAGACCACTGAAAATGACTGCTTCGTGGTGTTCCCTGCTGATGTGCTATCGTCTGTTGTTGGAACATTACTCTTTGAACCACCACCACCTGTACCAACATGAACGTATTATTAGTCTAATTAGTTAATGCTAATTGTTCTATAGGATACCaagttaattaaaattacaattaGCTCTTGTAAATTGTACCAGATGAAGGAGAATTTGATGTTCCTGATGGAGAGCCAGAGGGAGAAGAtgctgctatatatatatatatatatataaacataaaatcaaTAAATTAGATATTGAATTCAAAAGCTGAATAATAACAACAtcagagaagaagaaaagaaaaaaaggttaaTTGATTTGGTTACCATTGCACTGGCTAGCAGGGGGAGTTTTAACATTGCAAGCTGTTGGGAGAGCCATTGCCTGAGTCTGATTAACACTGACACCAAGTGATGAAGCACCACCGTTGAGGACCTGGCAGAGGCACTGAGGGTTTGACCTCACAACATTAGCAAGCTGCGAGCAGCACGAAGAAGAGGGTTTCGAAGAGTTCCCTTGTATGTAATCCAGGCAGGGAGACATGCTGATGAGAACATTGGTGCAACTTGATTGTGCCATAGATCCTGTCCATAAATTTGTTGCGATTATAAAAAGCATTGCAACCATTGCTGATCCCTTCATGGTTGTAGCTGCTATTGCTTGTTGTAGGATTTGTATTTTCAATTCGAGTAAATCAAGTGTGATGTATGTGGCTTTGTGGGGGAGAAGACAAGGAGGTATGGTTTTATAAAGGGGGGGGGGGGGAAGTGATAGAAGGCAGGCAGCTGTGGCTTTATGTTTGTTCACCAACTTTTGCCTACTTTCGTATAACAGATTCTTTGGTAAACAACTTCAACTATGGAACAtggcataataataatttttaattaagtcgGTCCAAGGTGTGCTCTCAATTATTTTGATGCTTACGTTAAAAGTGGCGAAGGCCTTTATACGTTATACCAACTACTTTTTCAAAGGCAAGGTGTTGATCATATcagtatatttttttatcaaaagggCATAAAGTGTTAAGGAAAAATATAATTGGATACATAAAAAATGTTTGTAAAGTAAAGATAGTTTggatatatcttttaatttagattagataagtaaaatttgagaaaattgaGTTTTTATTCACTTACTGATTGAGAataacatgtgtatatatatatatttatgttatgttatgttattttcttttttttattgttatttcaaatatattttaatatgccTCGAGATATAATAAAAtcttcaaaataattaaatactaaaGTTCTTTATACAAATAACAAATAGATATGCCTTTAAATATCGGTAAAAACACACtttcatataaataatattatatataaaagttatatctttataaaaaaaaactttacatataaaaattatgcctttataataaaattaattacaacTAATTATAATTTTAGGCTCTAACAATTTGACTATTaagataatatattattattacccataaatattattataaaatacaaacataacaaaattaacatgaggaaaagtcaaaaaaaataaaaaaaaaattgaaaactcgAGAACTTATGATTATCAATATCTCATTTATGGATACAATtcaaagttattaatatttttcaattttattgaattgctataattatttagtataaaatGGAAATACACAATAAACTGGAGAAGTTTAGGTTGTTTAAAAAACGAATTAGAAAAACTAAAAGTGGATAAAAAATTTTATGCActaaataattttagttttaagtttCGACATGATTAGTCAGTTGATaactaaaaaagataaaattaaataattaagtgattaaacaaataaatttattaatagttggatgattactaatgtaatttacccttattaattttatctcattttacctataaaatgtttaatgtCCAATACAAACATACTACATGTCACATTTTTATTGGATGATATTGTGTTTTGGGATAAGATGAGACGAAATTGATAAATAGATATtacttttgacaaaaaaaaaaccatttagaTATCTAAATGCGAAAATTGATATAATTTGAGGGTCAATTttggatttaatccttttctttAACATTTGAACGAAAACGCTATCTGCAAACTTTTCATTGTTTAGAAAGTTTCGATTTTCGACTTCCCCTATGTTAAAAGAAGGCTTAATATATAGATTGCCCCCCttgataaatttttttcaaattggtccctaattttttttgGATCACATTGGTCTCTAAGCTTGGCATATGTTACACAAAATTAGTCCCTATGGTTAACATTGTTAGTTTTTTAGGGCTTAATATATGGATTGGCAGCTAAACTTGACAACTTTTCTCACATTGgcccctaaacttttttttggatCATATTGGTCCCTAAGATTGGCATCCGTtacacaaattagtccttatagcAACATAGTTTGTTTTGGAAGAATTTGTTGATATAGACAAGTATGGAGGCGACACCGGGAAAAATAAGGGAGGACACGTGGattcatttttaatcatttaaaaaaatccctaaaattaagaaaaaaaattaaaatttttaaaagatattataaattataaaaattcaaaaaattgaatatataaaaaataaaaagttaagttaaaatttatgatttaaaagcttacttttttaaatattcaacttaaaaaaataaaaaataaaaatattttttttaaaaactaaaaatatatagataaataaattttaagaatatacaaaaaagtcaattttttttaaaaaaattacaaaaaatgaaagagaaagaaaatttgaTTGAGCGTTGACCGAAGTTAATCGAGCTTGACCAACATTGATCGGCGCTGACAAAGAGTTGACCCACGTCAACCGGTCAACCggtcaatttttgtttctttgacatttaaaatatttttaaatttttaaattttatatttgtacaatttcttgtaatttttctaaaaatttaaccaactttattatttttattttttaaacatatttttttgaatttttattttgaaattttaactaaatttgttacttctattttcaatttatatatatattcttcttctttttttgaagttttataatttatatatttcttatattttttaacaaattttaattcttttaaaaaaatttaaggtttttttttaaaaataagaatgGTTAAAGATGAATTCACTTGTCATCCTCTTATTTCTCCATATTTCAGTCGCATGCTTGTCCACgtcaaaaaattcttaaaaaaacgGTGTTAGTGTAGAGACCAATTTGTGTAACAGATGCCAACCTTAGAGATAAATatgatacaaaaaaaaatttaagggtaaatatgagaaaaattatcaaatttagggGCCAATCTATATATTAAGCCTTAAAAGAAAGGAGTGCAAGGGAAATCATTTCCTTTGTTTTTATAAAACCTTTTATTTAAGCCAcataaattagaattttttacaTTCTCTCAAAGGCCCaatttggagaaaaaaaaaagtcagtaaaagaaaaggaaacataatttaagaaataaatatcatttttggtttttcacaaataatttttatgaaaaaattataatttttgaaattcattataatgAATGATTtcctttgtttatttattttaactatctAATCAAAGCAATATAATTCTTTTGTTTTACTTACTTTTACCTTATTTTCTGGTTTCAATCCAAACATAAATTTTTGTTCTTGTTGTTGAACCGGATGGGAGCCATACTTATtcgaaagaaataagaaaaaagagTTCCTCAATAATTTCTGACTAAACGTCGGACAAAGTGGTACAGTCAAATTCAATCACATCGGAAACAAGACTTATATGAGGAAAACAAGGGAAAAAGAATCATCATCAACACGGCAACGGGCAACAATTCCCTGCATGGATCAACTCATCAGAATTTGGCGACGACTGCAATGGAGAGAAGGAAGAAAACCAAATGAAGGGAGCCTTTCTCCATGCTTGCCCCGGATGATCCCTCGTCGACGGATGGAACAGTTTTAGACCCTGTTCCTGCAAAATTTAAGCAATAACATCAAAATATGTCCCTTCATCATCTAGTAATTGATAAACTCAAAAACTTCTTATGATGTATATGGTTTTGGTTTGTTGGTTAGCTTATGTGACCAGGTCATTTTAAATATGTACCTGAAGGAATGTTTGATGCTGATGGTGTAATGGCACCTTCAGGTGTATCATCAGAAGACTCTGATGGTGAACCAGTTGGAGACCCTGCTGATGGAGTTCCAGGCGTTCCACCTGGGCAATTTTAATTCAAGTTactaatagaaaaagaaaaaaaaaactccctATTGTAGATAAGTACAGGAAGCAAGCATAAAAAGGAGAAGTAATTAATTGAGCTTACCGTTACACTGGCTAATTGGTGGAGTTTGCACCCGGCAAGCACCAGGGAGTTGCGTGGCCAGGGTCTGGTTTATAGTGATTCCTAAGGAAGCGCCATTATTAAGCACGGAGCAAAGGCATTGAGGTGATGATTGAACGACGGTCAGCAGCTGTGAGCAGCATGTAGATGAAGGGGTGGAGGAATTTCCTGTAATGTAGTTAAGGCATGGGGCTAGGCTGGTGAGTGCGGAGGTGCAGCTTTGGGCGCTGGCTCCAGCCCATACCATTGCCATCAGCACTAGGATTAGACCCATCTCAACACCTCTTGAAGCCATTTCCTCTTGCTATGGATCCTTTTCTGCCTAAAATGTTGTGAAACTAGAGAGAGATGGAACTTGTGTGTAAGAATCAGGGGAAGTCAAATTACTAAATGTGGGGTTTGAGTGAGAAGGATAATGAAGCCACTGGAATTATATAGTAGTGTCTTGGAGGAAAATGACAAAAAGATTGGTATATTTGGATGAACAACTCCTACTAAACTTGAGGGTTGTTCAATAACTAGCTAGCTTCTTGATTTGTCTTACAAGtaacatattaaatatatatatatatatgtagtagtACAATTACTTTTTGCTGAAGGATTTCTGTTGTGTTAATAGCTTAAGATGGCATGAATCCAAATTGACCCTTCTCCCTTTGAATTTAAAACATGGTTAGACAACTGTTTGGGTTAATTTACATTTTCTTTGAATGTAAACCAAGCTAATACTACCAAGGCATTTCCCTTTGGGTtaatttacattttcttttttagaGTTGAAGAAGCCCTTCATTAACAAAAATACTATAAAAGGAAGTCAAATCTGTTTTAGAGTTAGACAACTCCAAGTTTCAAAACTTAGATTGAGAGCTTGAAATAAAATTAccttgcaaatttttttattttattttaaaagaactattttgaatttattgtttcatttaattagGGGATCAAACTCTCTGCTTACCTTTTGACTATAGCATTTGGATGGAGAGAAAATGAAAATCATGATATAAAATGGTATAATCCAAATTCGTAAAACTTTGGTAAgaattttacccttttatttgTGAACTAGTCATTTTCTTCTTCCGTATTTGAACTAAATTATTAACATTGGCCGatgtattatttctttatttaattaaaaaaaatcatgtatgTGCAcacattttattcatatttcaatatgaatatatgatataatacTGCAAATTAATATATGAAAGAACCTTTAAAAAATTAGTTATGTTTATATCCAACATTTGTCCAAATTAACACGTGTCATAGTCCAAGCAACTCTACAACAAACCGAGCTACAtaattaaacaaagaaaaaaaatcatgaaaaccCAGAGTTACAACTAACATGCCAAACAGTGAACATGATTTCGTCATATGCATAAAAAAAATGAGGCAATTAGTTGAAGCAGTTGAACTCAAGCTGATTTTCCCCTCCAAATTGCTTGAAACCCTCCCAAAGCCCTTAGTTGACCTAACAATTAATAAACTTCTACGCTCATTGGAGCCATGGAAGGTATGAAGGTTCTACAGCTGCTTGCAATATCATCGACACTTTGGACCATAGACAGAACCCTGGCACCTAAAGTCTCCCCCGGGACACTGAAATGGGAAACCATAAATTTCGACACCCCCTCTATTATTAATCACTAAACTTCCCCATCCTGCGGATCACTGCCTAAAATAAGGGTTTTCCTACCCCTACAAGTACCTTGCCATACCAACACCTGTTATTAGAAAATAAGCAAAATATATAGCATTTGAAAAAGAAGGGATTAAAGCAGGGAGAATGGCCAACAAATTGGTGGCAGTATATATACTGGTGAGCATTGTTGTGGCAGCAACAATGAGGGTGAGTCCGGTGGCAGCGGCGGGCGACGATAACGAGAGTTTCAAGTCATGTTACAAGGAG
It includes:
- the LOC107922862 gene encoding non-specific lipid transfer protein GPI-anchored 5 isoform X1 is translated as MKGSAMVAMLFIIATNLWTGSMAQSSCTNVLISMSPCLDYIQGNSSKPSSSCCSQLANVVRSNPQCLCQVLNGGASSLGVSVNQTQAMALPTACNVKTPPASQCNAASSPSGSPSGTSNSPSSGGGGSKSNVPTTDDSTSAGNTTKQSFSVVCLFFLLFIALA
- the LOC107922862 gene encoding non-specific lipid transfer protein GPI-anchored 5 isoform X2; translated protein: MKGSAMVAMLFIIATNLWTGSMAQSSCTNVLISMSPCLDYIQGNSSKPSSSCCSQLANVVRSNPQCLCQVLNGGASSLGVSVNQTQAMALPTACNVKTPPASQCNASSPSGSPSGTSNSPSSGGGGSKSNVPTTDDSTSAGNTTKQSFSVVCLFFLLFIALA
- the LOC107923069 gene encoding non-specific lipid transfer protein GPI-anchored 15; this encodes MASRGVEMGLILVLMAMVWAGASAQSCTSALTSLAPCLNYITGNSSTPSSTCCSQLLTVVQSSPQCLCSVLNNGASLGITINQTLATQLPGACRVQTPPISQCNGGTPGTPSAGSPTGSPSESSDDTPEGAITPSASNIPSGTGSKTVPSVDEGSSGASMEKGSLHLVFFLLSIAVVAKF